The stretch of DNA TACTTATCTTCGCCATTAAGTGCTGCCATCGCAAATAACGGTAAGGCTGTCACTGAAGGTATAAAACAAATATAATCTTTTAAAAAAAAGGAGGTGATTGTGCAGGCAAGTATCAAAAATAATCCCAATCGTGAGGCATTTATTCTATCCAGCAATACACCAGTTGTTAAATAACCGCATTTTTTGTCACCTTCGATATCAAGCACAGTTGTATTCACAAATATTGCACTGACAGCAAGGACATAAGGCAGAGAACTTATAATGCACTGGGTAGAAAATTCATTAATGGTTAACCATCCAACGGAAAAATTGACAAATCCATAACCAATGCCATTGATCAAAAAATCTGCAAATGGAATTGCCTTCATTTTGAATGGTGGTAAAGAATAAAAAATACCAAAAAGAAATGAAATTATCATAAATATAATTATGATTGGCGGTAGATTAATTGAAAAAATAATCGTAGCCACAAGCAGTATACCAATTTCAATATAAGCACTCCTTAATGACATCATTCCTTCTGCAATAAGGAGGTGCTTTTGATTTATTGCGTCAGATTTTTTATCTGCAATCTGATTTAGAATGTATAATATTGATAACAATCCCGTATAAGCGATTATTGTAAAAATCAATGTCTTATTGAAACGGAATCTTTCCCCACCCGCCTTGTAATAGCCGATTAAAAAAAATGCCCAAACCGGAATAAGCAAAATCGGTCGGGCAAGAAAGATATAATCCCAGACTGAATTTTTACATTTCATAACATTTGATTTATAATTTCAAAAAATCAATTTGCATCCCTATCTGCATTGAATTCTTTGAATTACCTTTTATATGCTGGTTATTCTGAATATTAATATATCCTAAATAGAATTCAAGAAATAATAAATTT from candidate division WOR-3 bacterium encodes:
- a CDS encoding UbiA family prenyltransferase; translated protein: MKCKNSVWDYIFLARPILLIPVWAFFLIGYYKAGGERFRFNKTLIFTIIAYTGLLSILYILNQIADKKSDAINQKHLLIAEGMMSLRSAYIEIGILLVATIIFSINLPPIIIIFMIISFLFGIFYSLPPFKMKAIPFADFLINGIGYGFVNFSVGWLTINEFSTQCIISSLPYVLAVSAIFVNTTVLDIEGDKKCGYLTTGVLLDRINASRLGLFLILACTITSFFLKDYICFIPSVTALPLFAMAALNGEDKYVTLSIRIGGPLLILIVGIIFPYFLIIAILIFLFLRIYYKQKFGINYPGL